The window GTTGCCGTTGTGGAGGCAAAATATTTGGCAATTGAAGTTTCCATAATTGATTTAGGAGCGCCAATATCTTTGAGGTAGCCTGCTTGATAACATAGCAGTCTCGCTGCTTTGACATTGACAAGCATCTCAGCAATCATTTGTCGAATTAATTGGTGTTCTTTGAGATAGACACCAAATTGCTGGCGTTGACTCGTATATTGAATGCAAGCTTCTAAACAGGCTTGGGCAATACCTACACAACCCCAAGCTACGCTATATCTTCCATAATCCAGTGCAGAAGAAGCCACATGGGAAAAACCAAAACCCTGCCTACACACAAGGTTTTCCAACGGAATTTTACAATCATGCAGGTGCAGTTCTGCTAACATTGAAGCTCTCACACCTAACATCCCAAAAATGGGTTTGATTGTCAATCCTGGGCTATTTTTTTCGACTAAGAATGCTGATGGCTTACCTTCACACTGAGCAAAGACTAAAAAGACATCCGCAATTTGCCCATAAGTAATCCATTTTTTTTGCCCATTTAATACATAAAAATCTCCCGAACGTGTGGCTGTCGTCTCTATACTTTTGGCATCGCTGCCGACGTTAGGTTCGCTCAATGCAAAAGCCGCAATGACTTCTCCAGATGCTAATTTAGGCAACCAATTTTCTTTTTGAAATTTGTTGCCCCACTTGAGCAGAGCCTGAGATACCATATTATGAACTGTCAGCAAGCTCCTGAGTGAAGAACAGCCTCGTCCAATTTCTTCATTCAAAAGACCGTATGTAATTGCATCCATTCCACTGCCACCTTTATCTTTAGGTAAGGCAGCACCTAAATATCCTTGTTGAGCTAGTTTTTCAATGAGTTCTGGGGGCGTATGTTCTTTGCGATCGCATCGATTTGCATAAGGAATTATTGCTTCGTCTACAAAAGCTTTGAATTCAGAT of the Allocoleopsis franciscana PCC 7113 genome contains:
- a CDS encoding acyl-CoA dehydrogenase family protein, with the protein product MRIELTPQQNQARSEFKAFVDEAIIPYANRCDRKEHTPPELIEKLAQQGYLGAALPKDKGGSGMDAITYGLLNEEIGRGCSSLRSLLTVHNMVSQALLKWGNKFQKENWLPKLASGEVIAAFALSEPNVGSDAKSIETTATRSGDFYVLNGQKKWITYGQIADVFLVFAQCEGKPSAFLVEKNSPGLTIKPIFGMLGVRASMLAELHLHDCKIPLENLVCRQGFGFSHVASSALDYGRYSVAWGCVGIAQACLEACIQYTSQRQQFGVYLKEHQLIRQMIAEMLVNVKAARLLCYQAGYLKDIGAPKSIMETSIAKYFASTTATKAANDAVQIHGGNGCSSEYSVQRYLRDAKIMEIIEGSNQIQQITIAEYGYQEHLFPPTRPVISQELVAKI